The Oncorhynchus mykiss isolate Arlee chromosome 28, USDA_OmykA_1.1, whole genome shotgun sequence genome includes a window with the following:
- the LOC110509094 gene encoding chromodomain Y-like protein isoform X1, with the protein MASEELYEVEKIVDKRKNKKGKMEYLVRWRGYGYEGDTWEPESHLSACMEFIHHFNQSRGERPRDGSLLRSTQSSPSTAHSHSSSNNARKQICRPQPLCGNSGAGGHALVKPTSSPTTAATAVSKRPQQPQLPPLDSSLANSKTDTQQLILGQKYSDCTTCAISSLSFTSGPAASPVGTARRSMDLAKSGIKILVPKSPMSSWVDSEESPSEAAHSLEQGGQEQDSVPPEVALLEKPLGLLLGPGEERARMGTRPRTQSQIPLIPQPVPVTPASIRTLNGKGTSTLMEALAANGTANLQSAVARVTAVSGVAGKRRFEEQRSVFDKRLRFSVRQTESAYRYRDLVVKKQDGFTHILLSTKTSENNSLNPNVMKEIQSAMATAASDDSKLVLLSAVGSFFCFGLDFIYFIRRLTDDRKKESIKMAETIRTFVNTFIQFKKPIIVALNGPAVGLGASILPLCDVVWANERAWFQTPYTTYGQTPDACASVTFPRIMGVASANEMLLSGRKLTAQEACAKGLVSQVLWPGTFTQEVMVRIRELVSCNSVVLRESKALVRNANRAALEQANERECEALKRVWGSSQGMDSILQYLQKKIDEF; encoded by the exons ATGGCCTCGGAAGAGCTTTATGAG GTTGAGAAAATTGTGGACAAACGGAAGAACAAGAAGGGAAAGATGGAGTACCTGGTCCGCTGGAGGGGGTACGGATACGAGGGGGACACCTGGGAGCCCGAGTCGCACCTCTCCGCCTGCATGGAGTTCATTCACCATTTTAATCAGTCACGCGGCGAAAGACCGAGAGACGGCAGTTTACTGCGCTCCACTCAAAGCTCTCCCAGCACGGCCCACAGCCACAGTTCGAGCAACAACGCCCGCAAACAGATCTGCAGGCCTCAGCCACTCTGCGGCAATAGTGGAGCAGGAGGCCACGCTCTAGTGAAACCCACCTCTTCGCCCACCACAGCAGCTACGGCCGTCTCCAAACGGCCGCAGCAACCACAGTTGCCACCACTTGACTCTAGCCTGGCAAATTCCAAAACGGACACACAGCAGCTTATCTTGGGCCAAAAGTACAGTGATTGCACTACCTGTGCCATTTCTAGTCTAAGCTTCACAAGTGGGCCCGCTGCTTCTCCAGTGGGCACGGCGCGTCGGAGTATGGACCTGGCCAAGTCCGGGATCAAAATCCTGGTTCCCAAAAGCCCCATGAGCAGCTGGGTGGACTCTGAAGAGTCGCCCAGCGAGGCGGCCCACAGTCTGGAACAGGGGGGTCAGGAGCAGGACTCTGTGCCCCCAGAGGTGGCCCTGTTGGAAAAGCCTCTGGGGTTGCTGCTGGGGCCCGGGGAAGAAAGGGCACGCATGGGGACTCGGCCCAGGACTCAAAGCCAAATCCCATTGATCCCTCAGCCAGTCCCCGTAACACCCGCATCCATACGCACCCTCAATGGGAAAG GTACATCGACACTCATGGAGGCTCTGGCAGCCAACGGGACGGCTAACCTGCAGAGCGCCGTGGCGCGGGTAACCGCTGTCTCCGGAGTGGCAGGGAAACGGCGCTTCGAAGAGCAGCGCTCGGTCTTCGACAAGCGCCTTCGGTTCAGCGTACGGCAGACGGAGAGTGCCTATCGCTACAGGGACCTCGTCGTCAAGAAGCAGGACGGCTTCACCCACATCCTGCTCTCCACCAAGACCTCGGAGAACAACTCACTCAACCCCAAC GTGATGAAGGAGATACAGAGTGCCATGGCCACAGCGGCATCAGACGACAGTAAGCTGGTCCTACTGAGTGCCGTAGGCAGCTTCTTTTGCTTCGGCCTGGACTTCATCTACTTCATCAGGCGGCTCACCGACGACCGTAAGAAAGAGAGCATCAAGATGGCCGAGACCATTAG GACATTCGTGAACACTTTCATCCAATTCAAGAAGCCTATCATCGTAGCCTTGAACGGACCGGCGGTGGGCCTCGGAGCCTCCATCCTCCCGCTGTGTGACGTGGTCTGGGCCAACGAGAGAGCCTGGTTCCAGACGCCGTACACCACCTACGGACAGACACCTGACGCCTGCGCCTCCGTCACCTTCCCTCGCATCATGGGCGTGGCCTCG GCCAATGAGATGCTGCTGAGTGGGAGGAAGCTgacggcccaggaggcctgtgcTAAAGGGCTTGTCTCCCAGGTGCTGTGGCCCGGGACTTTCACTCAGGAGGTGATGGTTCGCATTAGGGAGCTAGTCTCTTGTAATTCAGTT GTCCTGCGGGAGTCCAAAGCACTGGTCCGAAATGCAAACCGGGCCGCCCTGGAGCAGGCCAACGAACGCGAGTGTGAGGCGCTGAAGAGAGTTTGGGGCTCCTCGCAGGGGATGGACTCCATCCTCCAATATCTGCAGAAGAAGATAGATGAGTTTTAA
- the LOC110509094 gene encoding chromodomain Y-like protein isoform X2 — MASEELYEVEKIVDKRKNKKGKMEYLVRWRGYGYEGDTWEPESHLSACMEFIHHFNQSRGERPRDGSLLRSTQSSPSTAHSHSSSNNARKQICRPQPLCGNSGAGGHALVKPTSSPTTAATAVSKRPQQPQLPPLDSSLANSKTDTQQLILGQKYSDCTTCAISSLSFTSGPAASPVGTARRSMDLAKSGIKILVPKSPMSSWVDSEESPSEAAHSLEQGGQEQDSVPPEVALLEKPLGLLLGPGEERARMGTRPRTQSQIPLIPQPVPVTPASIRTLNGKGTSTLMEALAANGTANLQSAVARVTAVSGVAGKRRFEEQRSVFDKRLRFSVRQTESAYRYRDLVVKKQDGFTHILLSTKTSENNSLNPNVMKEIQSAMATAASDDSKLVLLSAVGSFFCFGLDFIYFIRRLTDDRKKESIKMAETIRTFVNTFIQFKKPIIVALNGPAVGLGASILPLCDVVWANERAWFQTPYTTYGQTPDACASVTFPRIMGVASANEMLLSGRKLTAQEACAKGLVSQVLWPGTFTQEVLRESKALVRNANRAALEQANERECEALKRVWGSSQGMDSILQYLQKKIDEF; from the exons ATGGCCTCGGAAGAGCTTTATGAG GTTGAGAAAATTGTGGACAAACGGAAGAACAAGAAGGGAAAGATGGAGTACCTGGTCCGCTGGAGGGGGTACGGATACGAGGGGGACACCTGGGAGCCCGAGTCGCACCTCTCCGCCTGCATGGAGTTCATTCACCATTTTAATCAGTCACGCGGCGAAAGACCGAGAGACGGCAGTTTACTGCGCTCCACTCAAAGCTCTCCCAGCACGGCCCACAGCCACAGTTCGAGCAACAACGCCCGCAAACAGATCTGCAGGCCTCAGCCACTCTGCGGCAATAGTGGAGCAGGAGGCCACGCTCTAGTGAAACCCACCTCTTCGCCCACCACAGCAGCTACGGCCGTCTCCAAACGGCCGCAGCAACCACAGTTGCCACCACTTGACTCTAGCCTGGCAAATTCCAAAACGGACACACAGCAGCTTATCTTGGGCCAAAAGTACAGTGATTGCACTACCTGTGCCATTTCTAGTCTAAGCTTCACAAGTGGGCCCGCTGCTTCTCCAGTGGGCACGGCGCGTCGGAGTATGGACCTGGCCAAGTCCGGGATCAAAATCCTGGTTCCCAAAAGCCCCATGAGCAGCTGGGTGGACTCTGAAGAGTCGCCCAGCGAGGCGGCCCACAGTCTGGAACAGGGGGGTCAGGAGCAGGACTCTGTGCCCCCAGAGGTGGCCCTGTTGGAAAAGCCTCTGGGGTTGCTGCTGGGGCCCGGGGAAGAAAGGGCACGCATGGGGACTCGGCCCAGGACTCAAAGCCAAATCCCATTGATCCCTCAGCCAGTCCCCGTAACACCCGCATCCATACGCACCCTCAATGGGAAAG GTACATCGACACTCATGGAGGCTCTGGCAGCCAACGGGACGGCTAACCTGCAGAGCGCCGTGGCGCGGGTAACCGCTGTCTCCGGAGTGGCAGGGAAACGGCGCTTCGAAGAGCAGCGCTCGGTCTTCGACAAGCGCCTTCGGTTCAGCGTACGGCAGACGGAGAGTGCCTATCGCTACAGGGACCTCGTCGTCAAGAAGCAGGACGGCTTCACCCACATCCTGCTCTCCACCAAGACCTCGGAGAACAACTCACTCAACCCCAAC GTGATGAAGGAGATACAGAGTGCCATGGCCACAGCGGCATCAGACGACAGTAAGCTGGTCCTACTGAGTGCCGTAGGCAGCTTCTTTTGCTTCGGCCTGGACTTCATCTACTTCATCAGGCGGCTCACCGACGACCGTAAGAAAGAGAGCATCAAGATGGCCGAGACCATTAG GACATTCGTGAACACTTTCATCCAATTCAAGAAGCCTATCATCGTAGCCTTGAACGGACCGGCGGTGGGCCTCGGAGCCTCCATCCTCCCGCTGTGTGACGTGGTCTGGGCCAACGAGAGAGCCTGGTTCCAGACGCCGTACACCACCTACGGACAGACACCTGACGCCTGCGCCTCCGTCACCTTCCCTCGCATCATGGGCGTGGCCTCG GCCAATGAGATGCTGCTGAGTGGGAGGAAGCTgacggcccaggaggcctgtgcTAAAGGGCTTGTCTCCCAGGTGCTGTGGCCCGGGACTTTCACTCAGGAG GTCCTGCGGGAGTCCAAAGCACTGGTCCGAAATGCAAACCGGGCCGCCCTGGAGCAGGCCAACGAACGCGAGTGTGAGGCGCTGAAGAGAGTTTGGGGCTCCTCGCAGGGGATGGACTCCATCCTCCAATATCTGCAGAAGAAGATAGATGAGTTTTAA
- the LOC110509094 gene encoding chromodomain Y-like protein isoform X3: MEALAANGTANLQSAVARVTAVSGVAGKRRFEEQRSVFDKRLRFSVRQTESAYRYRDLVVKKQDGFTHILLSTKTSENNSLNPNVMKEIQSAMATAASDDSKLVLLSAVGSFFCFGLDFIYFIRRLTDDRKKESIKMAETIRTFVNTFIQFKKPIIVALNGPAVGLGASILPLCDVVWANERAWFQTPYTTYGQTPDACASVTFPRIMGVASANEMLLSGRKLTAQEACAKGLVSQVLWPGTFTQEVMVRIRELVSCNSVVLRESKALVRNANRAALEQANERECEALKRVWGSSQGMDSILQYLQKKIDEF, translated from the exons ATGGAGGCTCTGGCAGCCAACGGGACGGCTAACCTGCAGAGCGCCGTGGCGCGGGTAACCGCTGTCTCCGGAGTGGCAGGGAAACGGCGCTTCGAAGAGCAGCGCTCGGTCTTCGACAAGCGCCTTCGGTTCAGCGTACGGCAGACGGAGAGTGCCTATCGCTACAGGGACCTCGTCGTCAAGAAGCAGGACGGCTTCACCCACATCCTGCTCTCCACCAAGACCTCGGAGAACAACTCACTCAACCCCAAC GTGATGAAGGAGATACAGAGTGCCATGGCCACAGCGGCATCAGACGACAGTAAGCTGGTCCTACTGAGTGCCGTAGGCAGCTTCTTTTGCTTCGGCCTGGACTTCATCTACTTCATCAGGCGGCTCACCGACGACCGTAAGAAAGAGAGCATCAAGATGGCCGAGACCATTAG GACATTCGTGAACACTTTCATCCAATTCAAGAAGCCTATCATCGTAGCCTTGAACGGACCGGCGGTGGGCCTCGGAGCCTCCATCCTCCCGCTGTGTGACGTGGTCTGGGCCAACGAGAGAGCCTGGTTCCAGACGCCGTACACCACCTACGGACAGACACCTGACGCCTGCGCCTCCGTCACCTTCCCTCGCATCATGGGCGTGGCCTCG GCCAATGAGATGCTGCTGAGTGGGAGGAAGCTgacggcccaggaggcctgtgcTAAAGGGCTTGTCTCCCAGGTGCTGTGGCCCGGGACTTTCACTCAGGAGGTGATGGTTCGCATTAGGGAGCTAGTCTCTTGTAATTCAGTT GTCCTGCGGGAGTCCAAAGCACTGGTCCGAAATGCAAACCGGGCCGCCCTGGAGCAGGCCAACGAACGCGAGTGTGAGGCGCTGAAGAGAGTTTGGGGCTCCTCGCAGGGGATGGACTCCATCCTCCAATATCTGCAGAAGAAGATAGATGAGTTTTAA
- the rpp40 gene encoding ribonuclease P protein subunit p40 isoform X2, translated as MYPELDKCPRSLLVCEKSNFEHEKSRHDTHVSKHYFNHKVSVVIPGCGALSSRLATVINNFSKYFLVNNLPVYEFLDKDFLKNVVWDGALYALSYKTSIDQDNTIALLPSGQLILSVDKDTYEQLGVEGKPSQYNHRQPMRYVVTIDLTDKSMAPEGKRYQRVLSSLKERVPLKSDFLLGRHNSGADGDRALQSLLSRYQWKEHRPVVSSHTLKDLPCPSLNALDLRGDQRSCDPHSFLEWLGAVSAGVSCDNTAASFLSTYVCPEPQTLVSQALHCTVSGLLLPEDIYSLLQELQRFFDEPKITSWLSLTVHGFMDSPVSWGDAEHGFHKGGENFYNLVLFKNQDYWLHMGTGSHDRCPP; from the exons ATGTACCCGGAGCTAGACAAGTGTCCAAGAAGTTTACTTGTTTGCGAGAAATCGAACTTTGAGCATGAAAAGTCTAGACACGACACTCACGTGTCAAAACATTATTTTAACCACAAG GTGTCGGTTGTAATACCGGGATGTGGTGCCCTTTCTTCCCGGCTGGCCACTGTCATAAACAATTTCAGCAAGTATTTTCTGGTGAATAATTTACCAGTCTATGAGTTTTTGGATAAAGACTTCTTGAAGAATGTTGTGTGGGATG gcgctctctatGCTCTTTCCTACAAGACAAGCATTGACCAGGATAACACCATTGCACTTCTCCCTAGCG GTCAGCTGATCCTCTCTGTGGATAAGGACACGTATGAACAGCTGGGTGTGGAGGGAAAGCCGTCACAGTACAATCACAGACAGCCCATGAGATATG TCGTGACCATTGACCTGACGGACAAATCCATGGCGCCGGAAGGGAAGCGCTACCAGCGAGTTCTCTCCAGCCTTAAAGAAAGGGTGCCTCTGAAAAGCGACTTCCTGCTAGGACGGCACAATTCGG GGGCGGATGGGGATAGAGCGCTGCAGAGTCTCCTGTCCCGTTACCAGTGGAAAGAGCACAGACCAGTGGTCAGTAGCCACACCCTGAAGGATCTGCCATGTCCATCCCTGAACGCTTTGGACCTGCGCGGGGACCAGCGGTCTTGTGACCCCCACAGCTTCCTGGAGTGGCTTGGAGCAGTGAGCGCTGGTGTCAGTTG TGACAATACAGCAGCCAGCTTCCTTTCAACATACGTCTGTCCAGAGCCCCAAACACTGGTGAGCCAAGCCCTGCATTGTACAGTGTCCGGCCTGCTGCTGCCCGAAGACATCTACTCTCTGCTGCAGGAACTGCA GCGGTTCTTTGACGAACCCAAAATCACGTCCTGGCTGTCACTGACTGTACACGGCTTCATGGACAGTCCCGTTTCCTGGGGAGATGCAGAACACGGGTTTCACAAGGGTGGTGAAAACTTCTACAACCTCGTCCTCTTCAAGAACCAGGACTACTGGTTGCACATGGGCACTGGCTCCCATGATAGATGTCCCCCATGA
- the rpp40 gene encoding ribonuclease P protein subunit p40 isoform X1, with protein MYPELDKCPRSLLVCEKSNFEHEKSRHDTHVSKHYFNHKVSVVIPGCGALSSRLATVINNFSKYFLVNNLPVYEFLDKDFLKNVVWDGALYALSYKTSIDQDNTIALLPSGQLILSVDKDTYEQLGVEGKPSQYNHRQPMRYVVTIDLTDKSMAPEGKRYQRVLSSLKERVPLKSDFLLGRHNSETQGADGDRALQSLLSRYQWKEHRPVVSSHTLKDLPCPSLNALDLRGDQRSCDPHSFLEWLGAVSAGVSCDNTAASFLSTYVCPEPQTLVSQALHCTVSGLLLPEDIYSLLQELQRFFDEPKITSWLSLTVHGFMDSPVSWGDAEHGFHKGGENFYNLVLFKNQDYWLHMGTGSHDRCPP; from the exons ATGTACCCGGAGCTAGACAAGTGTCCAAGAAGTTTACTTGTTTGCGAGAAATCGAACTTTGAGCATGAAAAGTCTAGACACGACACTCACGTGTCAAAACATTATTTTAACCACAAG GTGTCGGTTGTAATACCGGGATGTGGTGCCCTTTCTTCCCGGCTGGCCACTGTCATAAACAATTTCAGCAAGTATTTTCTGGTGAATAATTTACCAGTCTATGAGTTTTTGGATAAAGACTTCTTGAAGAATGTTGTGTGGGATG gcgctctctatGCTCTTTCCTACAAGACAAGCATTGACCAGGATAACACCATTGCACTTCTCCCTAGCG GTCAGCTGATCCTCTCTGTGGATAAGGACACGTATGAACAGCTGGGTGTGGAGGGAAAGCCGTCACAGTACAATCACAGACAGCCCATGAGATATG TCGTGACCATTGACCTGACGGACAAATCCATGGCGCCGGAAGGGAAGCGCTACCAGCGAGTTCTCTCCAGCCTTAAAGAAAGGGTGCCTCTGAAAAGCGACTTCCTGCTAGGACGGCACAATTCGG AAAC TCAAGGGGCGGATGGGGATAGAGCGCTGCAGAGTCTCCTGTCCCGTTACCAGTGGAAAGAGCACAGACCAGTGGTCAGTAGCCACACCCTGAAGGATCTGCCATGTCCATCCCTGAACGCTTTGGACCTGCGCGGGGACCAGCGGTCTTGTGACCCCCACAGCTTCCTGGAGTGGCTTGGAGCAGTGAGCGCTGGTGTCAGTTG TGACAATACAGCAGCCAGCTTCCTTTCAACATACGTCTGTCCAGAGCCCCAAACACTGGTGAGCCAAGCCCTGCATTGTACAGTGTCCGGCCTGCTGCTGCCCGAAGACATCTACTCTCTGCTGCAGGAACTGCA GCGGTTCTTTGACGAACCCAAAATCACGTCCTGGCTGTCACTGACTGTACACGGCTTCATGGACAGTCCCGTTTCCTGGGGAGATGCAGAACACGGGTTTCACAAGGGTGGTGAAAACTTCTACAACCTCGTCCTCTTCAAGAACCAGGACTACTGGTTGCACATGGGCACTGGCTCCCATGATAGATGTCCCCCATGA
- the lyrm4 gene encoding LYR motif-containing protein 4, which yields MASCSRSQVISLYRMLIKESKKFPSYNYRTYALRRVKDSFRENLHVDNPKTLDMLLNQARENLSVIKRQVSIGQMYTAQRTIVEETGVHRDL from the exons ATGGCGTCATGCAGCAGATCGCAGGTGATCTCCTTGTACAGGATGCTTATAAAAGAGAGCAAAAAATTCCCCTCTTACAATTACAG AACATATGCCCTGCGCAGGGTAAAGGATAGCTTCAGGGAGAATCTCCATGTTGACAACCCAAAAACTCTGGACATGCTGCTCAACCAGGCCAGAGAGAATCTTTCTGTCATCAAGAGACAG GTGTCCATTGGCCAGATGTACACTGCTCAGAGGACCATTGTGGAGGAAACTGGAGTGCACAGGGACCTCTGa
- the LOC118944844 gene encoding serine/threonine-protein kinase RIO1-like, with amino-acid sequence MFLLNSVAITQPAEEMLAIEGQVSDVSLETPYHDLCEYGDDEEEEEEEEDDDDWDWNETGDLTKRYMANRTGMNHQANKQNLSNKSQKLSTPTDKALRKFEHKINLDKLNYADSVINKVTVMQKQQNADTFRVKDKSDRATVEQVCF; translated from the exons ATGTTTCTTTTAAATAGTGTTGCCATCACCCAACCAGCTGAGGAGATGCTTGCAATAGAGGGCCAGGTCAGTGACGTTAGTCTGGAAACACCATATCATGATTTGTGTGAATatggtgatgatgaggaggaggaggaggaagaagaggatgatgatgattGGGACTGGAATGAGACTGGGGACTTGACAAAACGCTACATGGCTAATAGAACAGGAATGAATCACCAG gCAAATAAACAAAATCTTAGTAACAAATCACAGAAACTGTCAACCCCAACTGACAAGGCTCTGAGGAAGTTTGAACACAAAATTAATTTAG ATAAGCTCAACTATGCTGACTCTGTGATCAACAAAGTGACCGTGATGCAGAAACAACAAAATGCTGACAC GTTTCGAGTGAAAGACAAATCTGATCGGGCTACAGTTGAGCAGGTGTGCTTTTAA